The Gemmatimonadaceae bacterium genomic sequence GCACTGCCTCGGCCACCGCGCGCGCCGCCTCCATCACACTCACGGTTCCGCTGACGTTGTCCGCGGCGCCCGGCCCCCACGCGTCGCGGTGGCCGCCGATCATCACGATTTCATCGGGAAACTCGCTGCCGCGCACGATGCCGAACGTGTCCCAAATCGTTTTGATCGCCGCCGTCGCCGTGTCGCTGCGCACGATGAGACGCGCGGCCACCGGCCCCGGTCCAGCGTGATAGCGGAACGGCAACCCTCCTTGCCAGCCCTGCGGGATCTCGTGGCCGCGCAGTCCCTCGAGCAGCTTGGCCGCGTTGCCGTACGACATCGGAATGACCGGAATGTGCGAGATCTCGATCGAGTCGAGGGGGACACGGTGCACGCCCGGTTTGCTCGCGTATCCCGGCGTGGTCGGATCACCATCTGGATTCAGAATGCTCCCCCGCTGCACCCCGTTGGGATTCCGCATCGGGCCCAACGGATAGACGTCCCCGCGCGCGTAGCCGTCGTCCGCAGGATCGCTGTAGATGATCAGTCCGATCGCGCCATGCTTCTCCGCCTCGCGCGCCTTGATGCCGCGGTACGAGCGGCCGTAGCGCGCGATGGCGATCTTGCCCTTCACCGACACGCCTAACGAATCGAGCTGCGCGTAGTCCTCGATCAACCCGTAGTTCACGTACACCACCTGGGCCGAGACGTCGCCGGTCCCGCTGTAGCCGTTGGCGATCACCGGCTCCTTCACCGTCCACGACGTGGTGTCCTCAGGCACCGGCCCTTCCGCCAACCTCAGCGGCAGCGTATCCGGCGCGATGCGCCACGCTTCCATGAGCGTGGTGTGCGGCATCCAGACGTCGTAGGCGCGCACGTTGGTCTCGAGTCCCCAGCGCTTCATCGCGTCGATCACGAAATCGCGTGTCCGCGCCTGCGCCGGCGTGCCGGCCACGTGCACATCGCTCGACAGTGTGCGCGAATCGGCGCGCGCCTGCGCGCTGTCCGGACGCGGCGTGGTACTCGCTTCCAGCGCTCGCTCCCGCTGCGCCTCCGCCGGCGTGTAGCCCGGCAGCGATGTCTGTTGTCCGTAGACGCCGCCGACACGGACAACGACAGCGAACGCCGCCAATGCGACCTTTAGATGAACACGCATGATGTTGGAGTGCAGAGAGGATGCCGCCGAATGCCTTCGATCGCCTACGCATGTTGCGCGCGGAACGTTGCCCATGGGCGCGGGCGTTGGCAAGTGTCCTGCGCCCGCCCCCCGCCCTGTCCCGCGAGCCGCGAGCCGCGATGACTAACCGTGGCTCAGAAATGCGTCGCGCGCCCCCGTCACCACGAACTGCACCGCGACCGCAGCCAGCAACAGGCCCATGATGCGCGTCATGACGCGGATGCCCGTCTGTCCGAGCCCGACCACCAGGCGCTCGCCTAACCGAAGCGCGGCCCAGGAAAGCGCCGCGGTCAGCACGACGGACCCGTACACCACCACCGCTTCCGCAACCGTCCGCGCTTGGCTCGAGAGAACCATCACCGTGGAGATCGCGCCCGGTCCCGCCAGCATCGGCATCGCCAGCGGCGTCAGCGCGACGTCTTCCTTCTCGGCCCCCTCCTCGATTTCGGCGCGGCTCTCCTGCGTGCTGCGTTGTCCGCGCAGCATGTCCATCGCCACGTACCACAGAATGAGTCCGCCCGCGATGCGAAACGCCGGAAGCGTGATGCCGAACAGCCGAAAAATGAGACGGCCCGCAATGCCAAACACGATCATGAGCAGGGCCGCCGCGATCGTCGCGCGCCTTGCCGTCGTGCGGCGCTGCGCCGGCGTCTCATTCCGCGTGATCACCAAATACGTCGGGATCACCGCGATCGGATCGACGATGAACAGCACCGACGTAAACGTGATCAGCGCGAATTGCAGGAAACCGGTCACGAACGCTCGCGCAGGGCAGGGATCATCGCAGTGCCGCGTGGACGGCGGAACTTAACCACCGCCACGCGCCAGCCATAGTCGGGCTAACGATGTTCCATTTCGTCGAGCAGCACTTCCAGCGCGTTTCTCAGTCGCTCTTCTCGCATCGGCCCCGCGCGCACCGTCGCGCCGAGATGCGAGAGCTGCGCCACCATCTCCCGCTCGACAAACACGTCCGGATCTCGCACGCCGAGCGCTTCCAGCGAGCGCAGCGCCACCGAGCGAAGGAGCTTTCGCGTCTCGCGCGTGAGGCCCGACAGCACTCGGGGATCTGTCGCGAGCTCCGGTGCGGGATCCTTTCGCCGAGCCGGCGCCGATCGCAGCGATGAGAGCGGCGCCAACGCGACCACGAACGAACCGGGCGTGTGCTCGCGCACCGCGTCCACCACGCCGCGCCGACGCAGGGTGCGCAACAGCGCGAGAATTGCCTGTCGCACCACCGACACCCCGGCGACGCTCCGGTTCCCGCGCCCCGTGATCACCAACACTTCCCCGGCGCGCTCCACCTGCTTCTGCCTGAGCCACGACTCCGCGCGCGCTGTCGCCTGGCTCGGCGTCGGCAGCACCGCCCGCAGGTTCAAGGTCCGGCCGGGCCCGAACCGCGCCTCGTCCAGCGCCGCCAGTGCGCTGCCTGGGCGCGGTCCGTCCCGGCCCATACGAACTTCCGTTAGAACGTGACGCCGACGCTGACGGGCAGCATCTGCACGCTGCTCCCGGTCGTGAAGATGTCGTGCCAGCGAATCTCGGCGAACGTCGAGAATCCCGTGAGCTGCACGCGCAAGCCGGCTCCAAGGTTGATGCCGAAGCGCGTCTCGGAAAACGAGTCGGCGCCGGCTGGCTCGAACTTCACGTTGTATCCACCCACACCGCCGATGACGTATGGTTTGATCACCGGCTGCGGCCCGAAGGCATACGTCGCATTCAGCGTCACGGCGACCACACGCGCCTTCTCCGACGACGTCCCCAGCCCATCAGGGGTGGCGATGGTAGTCGTCTTCGTGCCTAACTGATGCCACACGCCTTCCACCCGGAACCCGAGCGGCACCAACGGAAGTCCGAGATCCACGAACGCACCCGCATGCCAACCGCTCGCGGACGCATTGGACAGAGTGCCGAGCGGAAAGGTGCCACCGCCCACGATCCCGAATCGAGCAGGACTCGACGCCAACTGCGCCGATGCCGGCACGGCGAACGCGAGTGACGTAACGGCCGCGATCACACTCCACACCATGCGTCTCATGCAACGCCCCCTTGAAAATGCTTGTGCATCGCGACCGTTTGTCGTCGCCCCGGTCGCACCGCTGCGTCTCCAACCCTCACCAGCGAAGCCGCGCCGCGCAAGTCGCGCGCCCCGCTAGAAGCGAAGGCCGACGCTAATGGGTACCATCTGCGCGTGCTTTCCGCTGGTGTACGCGTCGTGCCACCTCGCCTCGACGAACGCCGCGAAACCGGCCAGCTCCACGCGAACGCCCGCGCCGGCGTTCACGCCGAACGCACTCCGGGTCACCTCGCAGGGCTCAGCAGCGCAGTCGATCGGGACCGGATCCCGAAACGATCGCACGTTGTATTGCCCGACCCCGGCGATCAGATACGGTTTGATGATCGGCAGCGGAAGCAGCGTGTATGTCGCATCCACGGTGCCGGCAAGCACTCGTGGACTGTCATCCGTGCCGAGGATGTGCTTGCTGCCCAACTGATGATACGTGCCCTCCAAGCGAAAGCCGATCGGTATCACGGGCAGCTTGAGCTCGAGAAACGCGCCGGCATGCCAACCGGAGGTCGCGACATCTCTGAGCGGTCCTGACGGAGATGTGGTGCCACCCACCACTCCGAATCCAAGCGGACTCGAGATCTGTCCATGCGACACGGGCGCGATCATGATGAGGGCAACGATCACAGCGAGCGCTGGCGACGATGTGTTCACGTGGATGCTCCGGTTGAGTCGAGCTCGATGTCTGATACACGAGCGGCGGCGCTCAGGTCACAAGCCGCCTGCCCTCGGCGGCAAGTTGCGCGCCTCCGCTGCATCGGCGGCTCGACCTTGTCCGTTAGACACGCGAGGGGGCGCACGCGTCACCGGCGAGCCGGAGCGGCGCGCCGGGAAGACGCCCTCGATCTGGACCCTGGCTGCACCGCCGGCGAGCTGAAGCGTACCGGCGTCTCACGCCGCTGCGTCGATGACCTCAGCCGCCAGCGTCCGCGAGACGCAGATTTCTTTGCACCCGGCACGACGCGCACACGCCGCGCAGTCGCGCTGCAGCTTCTCCGGGTACCGGGCGCGATCATCCACGCCGTACCCTACCGCCTCGAAGAAGGTGGGCGTGAGCGTGAGCGCGAAGACCTCCTCGACGCCCCGAATCCGCGCCAGCCGCTCCACCGCCGCGACGATCGCGCGGCCGACACCGCGCCCGTGCGCCTCCGGCGAGACAGCCACCGACGCGACCTCGCCTAACGAAGGCGAGTACTGCTTGAGCGCGCCGCAGGCCACGACGCGACCGCGGCTATCGGCGGCGACGACGAAATCATCCAGCGCCAGTGCGATCGACTCCGCGGTCCTCGGCAGCATCACCGCCTGTGCCGCGTACCCGTTGACCAACGCCGCAATCCCCGACACATCGGCCACGCCTGCGGCCCGCACGTGATACATGTCGCTCATTGCAACGCCGACTCGAGGATCGACAAGCCCTCCTCGAGCTCCGCCCGCGTCGCGACGAGCGGCGGGAGCAGCCGCACGGTGAATTCGCCGGCGGAACACACGAGCAATCCCGCCTCGAGCGCGGCATGCACCGTCTCCGCCGCCGGCCGCATCACGTCCAGGCCCCACATGAATCCGATGCCGCGCACCGCGCGCACACGACCGCACCGCGCGGCCAGTGCCGCGAGCTCCCCGCCTAACCAGGTGCCGGTCTCCGTCACGTGCGACAGCAGGTCGGGATCGGTCAACCGCTCCAGCACGTGCAGCGCCACCGACGCGACGAACGGGCCGCCGCCGAACGTCGTCCCGTGATCGCCCGGCCGGATCGCCCCCGCGACCTCCGATGTCATCAGCACCGCGCCCATCGGCAGCCCGCCGGCCAGCGGTTTGGCCAGCGTCACGAGATCCGGCACGATGCCGGCGCGCTGATATGCGAACATCCATCCCGTCCGGCCCAACCCGCATTGAATCTCGTCGCACACGAGCGCCACGCGACGCGCGCGCGTCAACGCGCGTACCTCGCGCAGATAGCCGGCGTCGAGCACCCGGACACCGCCCTCGCCCTGCACGACCTCGAGCACCAGCGCCGCCACACGCTCGCCATCCAACACCGTCTCGAGCGTCTTGAGATCGCGCTCCACCACCGACACACCGCCGGCTAACGGACGGAACGGCGCGCGATACTTCGGCCGGTCGGTGGCCGCGAGCGTCGCGAAGAGCCGGCCGTGAAACGCCCCCCGCAGCGCCAGAATTTCGTGCTTCGCCGCACCGCCAACCTCGCGCGCCCAACGACGCGCAAACTTGAAGGCGCCCTCGTTCGCCTCAGCTCCCGAATTGCAGAAGAACGCGCGATCCAGCGACGACAAGCGCACCAGCTCCGCCGCCAGACGCGCCGCCGGCCGCGTGTGAAAGAGATTCGACGTGTGCAGCAGCCCGGTGCCCGCCGCCTCGACCATCGTCTGCGCGATGCCGTCGTCGCCATAGCCTAACGCGTTGACGCCGATGCCGCTCGTGAAGTCGAGGTACGAGCGATCATCCGCGTCGAAGACGCGTACGCCCGAACCGCGCACGAGCTCCATGGGCGGACGCTTGTACAGCCCGAGCAACGCCTCGGGCACGACCGCCGGAACTGCCTCCGGCGTCAAGCTCTGAGCAGAGAGGGGAAGTGCGGTCACACCAGGCTCCGTGTTGGCGCGAGCACCGTACCTCGCGCCGGATCGAGAAGCGCATCGAGATCGCCGATGCGAACGCGCGACACACCGCGTTCGACCGCCGCGAGCCCGGCGCTGAGTTTCGCGACCATACCGCCGGTCGCGGTCCCATCGGAAATCGCCGCCGCCGCCTCATCGGCATCGAGCTGCGGCACTACCATGCCGTTCGCCCGCACACCGGGCACATCGGACACGAACAGCAACTCGTCGGCTTCGAGCGCCACGGCGATTGCCGCCGCCGCATCATCGCCGTTCACGTTGAGCGCGCCGGCTGCACCCGGGCGCGCGTCGAGATCGCGCGCCAACGGCGACACGACGGGCAGATACGCCCCCGCGAGCAGATGGCGCAGCACCGCGGCGTCCACCCATGCCGGCTCGCCCACGTGCCCGAGCTCCGCGCCGGCAATGCGCCGCGCGCCTAACAACCCCGCATCCTCGCCCGACATGCCGATCGCCGGCACCGCCGCCGCCGTTAGGCGGGCGACGAGATCCTTGTTCACCCCGCCCGACAGCGCCATCCGAATGATCTGGATGTCCGCCTCGCGCGTCACGCGCCGGCCGCGCACGAACGCCGCCGGCGCGCCGAGCGCGCGCTGCAGCGCCGACACCTGATCGCCGCCGCCGTGCACGATGCACATCGCACCGGGACCCGCGAACCACGCCGCATGCACCGCCGCCGGCAGCCGCGCATCGTCCTGTGCACGGCCGCCGAACTTGATCACGCGCATCACGCCGGCAACCCCATCGCTTCGTCGAGCCCCGCCAGCAGATTCCCGTTCTGCAGCGCCTGCCCGGCCGCACCCTTCACCAGATTGTCGATGGCCGCCACGACGATCAGCGTGGGACGACGCACATCCGCCGCCGGATGCACCGTGATGCTGGCGACGTTTCGATGCACTACGTCGCGCAGCGCCGGCACCGCATCCGTGATGTCCACGAACGGCTCGCCGGCGAATTGCGCCCGCCACAGGTCGAGCGGATTCGACAGCGACTCGGCTAACGGCACGGTGATGGTCGCCAGAATCCCGCGCGATACCGGTAAGAGGTGCGGTGTGAACACCAGGTCGGCGTCGCAGCCCAGCGCCCGCATCACGGCGCGCATCTCGGCCAGATGCCGGTGCGTGTTGCCTAACGCATAGGGGCGGTAGTCGCCGTTCACTTCGGCGAACATCAGGTCCTGGCGCGGCGTGATGCCCGCGCCCGTCACGCCGCTCGCCGCCGCCACGCTCACGCAGCCGCCCGGCGCGATGAGCCCCCGCACCAGCAGCGGCAACACGCCGAGCAGCACGGCGGTGGCATAGCAGCCCGGGTTGGCGACCACCTGCGCCGCCCGCACCTGATCGCG encodes the following:
- a CDS encoding M20/M25/M40 family metallo-hydrolase → MRVHLKVALAAFAVVVRVGGVYGQQTSLPGYTPAEAQRERALEASTTPRPDSAQARADSRTLSSDVHVAGTPAQARTRDFVIDAMKRWGLETNVRAYDVWMPHTTLMEAWRIAPDTLPLRLAEGPVPEDTTSWTVKEPVIANGYSGTGDVSAQVVYVNYGLIEDYAQLDSLGVSVKGKIAIARYGRSYRGIKAREAEKHGAIGLIIYSDPADDGYARGDVYPLGPMRNPNGVQRGSILNPDGDPTTPGYASKPGVHRVPLDSIEISHIPVIPMSYGNAAKLLEGLRGHEIPQGWQGGLPFRYHAGPGPVAARLIVRSDTATAAIKTIWDTFGIVRGSEFPDEIVMIGGHRDAWGPGAADNVSGTVSVMEAARAVAEAVRAGYKPKRTIVFATWDAEEWGLLGSTEYVEDDSLRLLHGGVAYFNQDVAAQGSAFGGGGSPSIRSTLRDVVSHIPDPSGAGSIYDVWRKRTNTPDTAQPRMSDPGGGSDFAGFYNHFGIPIAEWGFGGAGGVYHSLYDSYHWMSKFGDPTFGYHAAAARVGAAMVERFADADILPYDYVEYARTMRAYVPRVDSAAKASGWTLDTSALSAAISRMEQAATAFNGARDSVLAHGAPSRDVDVRTNAALMRVERAFTRPSGLRTRPWFRNLIYAADEDNGYANMVFPSVNEAIRAGDHDLAARELADLVTRFDAATHAIDDAAAAVSGRAKR
- a CDS encoding MarC family protein, whose translation is MTGFLQFALITFTSVLFIVDPIAVIPTYLVITRNETPAQRRTTARRATIAAALLMIVFGIAGRLIFRLFGITLPAFRIAGGLILWYVAMDMLRGQRSTQESRAEIEEGAEKEDVALTPLAMPMLAGPGAISTVMVLSSQARTVAEAVVVYGSVVLTAALSWAALRLGERLVVGLGQTGIRVMTRIMGLLLAAVAVQFVVTGARDAFLSHG
- a CDS encoding porin family protein — translated: MRRMVWSVIAAVTSLAFAVPASAQLASSPARFGIVGGGTFPLGTLSNASASGWHAGAFVDLGLPLVPLGFRVEGVWHQLGTKTTTIATPDGLGTSSEKARVVAVTLNATYAFGPQPVIKPYVIGGVGGYNVKFEPAGADSFSETRFGINLGAGLRVQLTGFSTFAEIRWHDIFTTGSSVQMLPVSVGVTF
- a CDS encoding outer membrane beta-barrel protein, producing the protein MNTSSPALAVIVALIMIAPVSHGQISSPLGFGVVGGTTSPSGPLRDVATSGWHAGAFLELKLPVIPIGFRLEGTYHQLGSKHILGTDDSPRVLAGTVDATYTLLPLPIIKPYLIAGVGQYNVRSFRDPVPIDCAAEPCEVTRSAFGVNAGAGVRVELAGFAAFVEARWHDAYTSGKHAQMVPISVGLRF
- a CDS encoding GNAT family N-acetyltransferase, whose protein sequence is MSDMYHVRAAGVADVSGIAALVNGYAAQAVMLPRTAESIALALDDFVVAADSRGRVVACGALKQYSPSLGEVASVAVSPEAHGRGVGRAIVAAVERLARIRGVEEVFALTLTPTFFEAVGYGVDDRARYPEKLQRDCAACARRAGCKEICVSRTLAAEVIDAAA
- a CDS encoding acetylornithine transaminase, encoding MTALPLSAQSLTPEAVPAVVPEALLGLYKRPPMELVRGSGVRVFDADDRSYLDFTSGIGVNALGYGDDGIAQTMVEAAGTGLLHTSNLFHTRPAARLAAELVRLSSLDRAFFCNSGAEANEGAFKFARRWAREVGGAAKHEILALRGAFHGRLFATLAATDRPKYRAPFRPLAGGVSVVERDLKTLETVLDGERVAALVLEVVQGEGGVRVLDAGYLREVRALTRARRVALVCDEIQCGLGRTGWMFAYQRAGIVPDLVTLAKPLAGGLPMGAVLMTSEVAGAIRPGDHGTTFGGGPFVASVALHVLERLTDPDLLSHVTETGTWLGGELAALAARCGRVRAVRGIGFMWGLDVMRPAAETVHAALEAGLLVCSAGEFTVRLLPPLVATRAELEEGLSILESALQ
- the argB gene encoding acetylglutamate kinase yields the protein MRVIKFGGRAQDDARLPAAVHAAWFAGPGAMCIVHGGGDQVSALQRALGAPAAFVRGRRVTREADIQIIRMALSGGVNKDLVARLTAAAVPAIGMSGEDAGLLGARRIAGAELGHVGEPAWVDAAVLRHLLAGAYLPVVSPLARDLDARPGAAGALNVNGDDAAAAIAVALEADELLFVSDVPGVRANGMVVPQLDADEAAAAISDGTATGGMVAKLSAGLAAVERGVSRVRIGDLDALLDPARGTVLAPTRSLV
- the argC gene encoding N-acetyl-gamma-glutamyl-phosphate reductase: MHKVSVGVLGASGYAGRELCALLGRHPCAELVFASANEQRGSTARCGTQLVTFLAHDDAPLDRAQLIFSALPHGASRRWVEAAQAAGAKVVDLSADLRPGSAGGAMTVPYGLTELARDQVRAAQVVANPGCYATAVLLGVLPLLVRGLIAPGGCVSVAAASGVTGAGITPRQDLMFAEVNGDYRPYALGNTHRHLAEMRAVMRALGCDADLVFTPHLLPVSRGILATITVPLAESLSNPLDLWRAQFAGEPFVDITDAVPALRDVVHRNVASITVHPAADVRRPTLIVVAAIDNLVKGAAGQALQNGNLLAGLDEAMGLPA